In Paenibacillus sp. 1781tsa1, one DNA window encodes the following:
- a CDS encoding UDP-N-acetylmuramoyl-L-alanyl-D-glutamate--2,6-diaminopimelate ligase has protein sequence MLLKQFASMLTTARLVGEPNTECQNLQTDSRQVKPGDLFICLPGHTVDGHDYAEKAVNSGAVALVVERQLDLPVPQLLVKDSRFAMAVLADFFFDSPSQKMNMIGVTGTNGKTTTTYLIEKIMSDYGRKTGLIGTIQMRYDGRTYPMSGTTPEALDLQRSLHDMVQKGTDCCVMEVSSHALEQGRVKGTNFRTAVFTNLTQDHLDYHHSMEEYRGAKGLFFARLGNGYTQDVSQRKFAVINADDPAADYFISVTAAEVITYGMGEEADVRASQISITSQGTSFHVDTFAGSTDIRLRMVGKFNVYNAMAAISAALVEGIPLEEIKRSLETVPGVDGRVEGVDEGQPFAVIVDYAHTPDGLENVLRTVKEFAEGRVICVFGCGGDRDRTKRPLMGKIAAKYSDFVLVTSDNPRTEDPDLILKDIEQGLIEESVPAERYTMIVDRRQAIHEAIEMASPADVVLIAGKGHETYQIIGTTKTDFDDRIIAKEAIRGKSN, from the coding sequence GTGCTTTTAAAACAATTTGCATCGATGCTGACCACCGCCCGTCTCGTGGGCGAACCAAATACAGAATGCCAAAACCTTCAGACAGATTCCCGGCAGGTAAAACCGGGTGATCTGTTTATCTGTCTTCCGGGACATACGGTAGATGGTCATGATTATGCAGAAAAAGCGGTTAATTCCGGTGCAGTCGCATTGGTGGTTGAACGGCAACTGGATCTGCCTGTACCACAATTGCTGGTGAAGGACAGCCGGTTTGCAATGGCTGTTCTGGCAGATTTCTTTTTTGACTCGCCAAGCCAGAAGATGAATATGATTGGTGTTACGGGAACGAACGGAAAAACAACAACCACGTATTTGATTGAAAAAATCATGAGTGATTATGGACGCAAGACAGGATTGATCGGTACCATTCAAATGCGGTATGACGGTCGGACCTACCCGATGTCAGGAACGACACCAGAAGCGCTTGATCTGCAGCGCAGTCTGCATGATATGGTTCAGAAGGGTACGGACTGCTGTGTCATGGAAGTTTCTTCTCACGCATTGGAACAAGGACGAGTAAAGGGAACCAACTTCCGTACTGCGGTATTCACTAACCTGACGCAGGATCATCTGGACTACCACCATTCCATGGAGGAATATCGCGGGGCGAAAGGATTGTTCTTTGCACGGCTGGGTAACGGCTATACGCAAGATGTTTCACAGCGTAAATTCGCGGTCATCAATGCAGATGATCCTGCTGCGGATTATTTCATCTCTGTGACGGCTGCTGAAGTGATTACATATGGCATGGGTGAAGAGGCGGATGTACGTGCATCCCAAATCTCAATCACTTCTCAGGGTACTTCTTTCCACGTGGATACATTTGCGGGCAGCACGGATATTCGCTTGCGCATGGTAGGCAAATTCAATGTGTACAATGCCATGGCAGCAATCTCTGCTGCGCTGGTGGAAGGTATTCCGCTGGAAGAGATCAAGCGCAGTCTGGAGACGGTTCCGGGCGTGGATGGACGTGTTGAAGGAGTGGACGAAGGACAGCCATTTGCTGTTATTGTCGATTATGCCCATACACCGGATGGACTGGAGAATGTGTTACGGACGGTGAAGGAATTTGCCGAAGGACGTGTAATCTGCGTGTTTGGCTGTGGTGGTGACAGAGACCGTACCAAACGCCCTCTCATGGGGAAAATTGCTGCGAAGTATAGTGATTTTGTACTGGTTACTTCCGATAATCCACGGACAGAAGATCCGGATCTGATTCTCAAAGACATTGAACAGGGCCTGATTGAAGAATCTGTTCCTGCTGAACGTTATACGATGATTGTGGATCGGCGCCAGGCGATTCATGAAGCTATTGAAATGGCAAGCCCAGCCGATGTAGTATTGATTGCGGGCAAGGGTCACGAGACCTATCAGATTATCGGCACAACCAAAACCGATTTTGATGACCGAATCATAGCCAAAGAAGCGATAAGGGGCAAATCCAATTGA
- a CDS encoding stage V sporulation protein D produces the protein MKGSSVNLRRRLLWSLMILVLLFSALMIRLAYVQLGKGPELSAKAEESWRRNIPYSAKRGEILDRNGTSLAYNVTTPTIMAIPAQVKEAETTAKALAPLLGMTEEKVLATIKKRELIVRLQPGGRKITMDKAQRIRDLKLPGIVVAEDNKRFYPYDDLAAHILGFTGIDNQGLTGVEKKYDDKLNGLNGSVSYLSDAAGRLMPGSSEKYVEPKDGLNLKLTIDKSIQSIMERELDQAMVKFQANSALAIAMNPKTGEILGMSSRPGYEPADYQQYPAEIYNRNLPIWMTYEPGSTFKIITLAAALEEKKVNLQQDQFFDPGYVEVGGARLRCWKKGGHGSQTFLQVVENSCNPGFVALGQRLGKESLFSYIKDFGFGTKTGIDLSGEASGILFKLSRVGPVELATTAFGQGVSVTPIQQVAAVSAAINGGKLYKPYVTKAWVHPVTGEVMEEAKPELVRQVISENTSKQVREALESVVAKGTGRPAFIDGYRVGGKTGTAQKVINGRYSSTEHIVSFIGFAPADDPQIVVYTAVDNPKGIQFGGVVAAPIVQNILEDALHYMNVPVRKDQVAKEYKYGETKIVTVPDLTGATVEDLYEDLNMNFMLAKSGSGKYVINQAPKPGARVDQGSTIRIYMGNVLNDAHDHTKDE, from the coding sequence GTGAAGGGATCAAGCGTAAATCTGCGGCGCAGGTTGCTATGGAGTTTAATGATTTTAGTTTTGTTATTTTCGGCCCTGATGATCAGGCTTGCTTATGTACAACTCGGGAAAGGCCCAGAGTTGTCAGCAAAAGCAGAAGAATCTTGGCGGCGTAATATTCCTTATTCAGCCAAGCGAGGTGAGATCCTGGATCGCAATGGAACCTCATTGGCCTATAATGTGACGACACCGACCATTATGGCGATTCCGGCTCAGGTCAAAGAAGCTGAAACGACAGCTAAAGCACTGGCCCCATTGCTTGGGATGACGGAAGAAAAAGTGCTGGCAACCATCAAGAAACGAGAACTGATTGTACGACTACAACCCGGCGGCCGCAAAATTACGATGGATAAAGCTCAGCGCATCCGTGATTTGAAGCTTCCGGGTATCGTTGTTGCTGAGGACAATAAACGTTTTTATCCCTATGATGATTTGGCTGCCCATATTCTTGGTTTTACGGGTATTGATAATCAGGGTTTAACGGGTGTCGAGAAGAAATATGATGATAAGCTGAATGGTCTGAATGGCAGTGTGTCCTACTTGTCCGATGCGGCCGGAAGGCTAATGCCGGGCTCATCCGAGAAGTATGTGGAACCGAAGGACGGCCTTAACCTCAAGCTGACCATTGATAAATCCATTCAGTCCATCATGGAGAGAGAACTGGATCAGGCCATGGTGAAGTTTCAGGCGAACTCAGCATTGGCCATAGCGATGAATCCCAAAACAGGTGAAATTTTGGGCATGTCCAGCAGGCCTGGATACGAACCTGCCGATTATCAGCAATATCCCGCAGAGATCTACAATCGGAATTTACCAATCTGGATGACCTACGAGCCAGGCTCCACCTTTAAGATCATTACGTTGGCAGCAGCGCTTGAAGAGAAAAAAGTCAATCTGCAACAGGATCAATTTTTTGATCCCGGATATGTTGAGGTGGGTGGAGCCCGCCTGCGTTGCTGGAAAAAGGGAGGCCACGGAAGTCAGACCTTCTTGCAAGTGGTGGAGAACTCATGTAACCCTGGATTTGTGGCCCTCGGGCAAAGGCTGGGGAAAGAGTCACTCTTCTCCTATATTAAAGACTTTGGCTTCGGCACCAAGACAGGGATCGACCTCAGCGGAGAAGCCAGTGGAATTTTGTTCAAACTGTCCAGAGTTGGCCCTGTTGAGCTTGCAACGACCGCTTTTGGTCAAGGTGTATCGGTAACACCCATTCAGCAAGTAGCAGCTGTGTCAGCGGCCATCAATGGGGGTAAACTTTACAAGCCTTATGTTACAAAAGCGTGGGTTCATCCGGTCACGGGAGAAGTCATGGAAGAAGCCAAGCCGGAACTGGTTCGTCAGGTGATCTCGGAGAATACGTCCAAGCAAGTACGTGAAGCACTCGAGAGTGTTGTCGCCAAAGGCACAGGACGTCCAGCGTTCATTGATGGATACCGGGTCGGTGGCAAAACAGGTACAGCCCAGAAGGTCATCAACGGACGTTATTCCTCAACCGAGCATATCGTATCCTTTATCGGATTTGCACCAGCAGATGACCCTCAGATTGTGGTCTATACCGCAGTGGATAATCCCAAAGGAATTCAGTTCGGAGGCGTGGTTGCCGCCCCGATTGTACAGAACATCCTTGAAGATGCGTTGCATTATATGAATGTCCCTGTTCGAAAGGATCAGGTCGCGAAAGAATACAAGTACGGTGAGACCAAAATCGTGACAGTTCCAGACCTGACAGGAGCTACTGTCGAAGATCTGTACGAAGACCTGAACATGAATTTTATGCTGGCCAAGTCTGGCAGTGGTAAATACGTAATCAATCAGGCACCCAAGCCCGGGGCAAGGGTAGATCAGGGATCCACCATCCGCATTTATATGGGGAATGTACTGAACGATGCGCACGATCACACGAAGGATGAATAA